The following are encoded together in the Magnetospirillum gryphiswaldense MSR-1 v2 genome:
- a CDS encoding nitrite reductase — MTMLLATPALATDVNRLYTETCAACHGADRLGAIGPALLPENLGRLKQAEAEKVVAEGRDATQMPAFKDQLSADQIKALVKLVYSPVPALPLWGAEEIKASHLEVTKAADLPAKPPFKADPLNLFTVVEGGDHHVSIVDGDHMKPLYRFQSRFALHGGAKYSPDGRFVYFASRDGWISKVDMWTGKLMAEIRAGINTRNVAVSDDGRFLMVGNVLPHTLVALDASDLSLMQVIPVEGDGKTSRVSAVYTAPPRHSFIVALRDLEEIWEIPYADDAAPVINGLAHSREKGLEEGIGPQGRFGALRIRTPDYLDDFFFDPGYERVMGASRDGKKGMVVDLDLKRKVADLDLGGMPHLGSGIVFKQGDRYLMATPHLKEAMVSIIDMTTWETVKRIPTLGPGFFMRGHENSPYAWVDVSMGKEKDAMQIIDTRTLEIVKTIRPAPGKLTRHVEFNRDGSKLLLSLSEKDGAVMVLDAKTFAEEKRLPMSAPIGKYNVWNKINYSSGTSH, encoded by the coding sequence ATGACGATGTTATTGGCCACCCCCGCCTTGGCTACCGACGTCAACCGGCTTTACACTGAAACCTGCGCCGCCTGCCATGGCGCCGACCGCCTGGGCGCCATCGGCCCGGCGTTGCTGCCGGAAAATCTGGGCCGGCTCAAGCAGGCCGAGGCGGAAAAGGTGGTGGCCGAGGGCCGCGACGCCACCCAGATGCCCGCCTTCAAGGATCAACTGAGCGCCGACCAGATCAAGGCGCTGGTCAAGCTGGTCTATTCCCCAGTGCCGGCGCTGCCGCTTTGGGGGGCAGAGGAAATCAAGGCCTCGCATCTGGAAGTGACCAAGGCCGCCGATTTGCCGGCCAAGCCGCCGTTCAAGGCCGATCCCTTGAACCTGTTCACCGTGGTCGAGGGCGGCGACCATCATGTCAGCATCGTTGACGGCGACCACATGAAGCCGCTGTACCGCTTTCAAAGCCGCTTCGCCCTGCATGGTGGGGCGAAGTATTCACCCGATGGCCGCTTCGTCTATTTCGCCTCGCGCGATGGCTGGATTTCCAAGGTCGACATGTGGACCGGCAAGCTGATGGCGGAAATCCGGGCCGGCATCAACACCCGCAATGTCGCCGTCTCCGACGACGGCCGTTTCCTCATGGTCGGCAATGTCCTGCCCCATACCCTGGTGGCGCTGGACGCAAGTGACCTGTCGCTGATGCAGGTGATCCCGGTGGAAGGCGACGGCAAGACCAGCCGGGTATCGGCGGTCTATACGGCACCGCCCCGGCACTCCTTCATCGTCGCCTTGCGCGACCTGGAAGAGATTTGGGAAATCCCCTATGCCGACGATGCTGCCCCGGTGATCAACGGTCTGGCCCATTCGCGCGAGAAGGGGCTGGAAGAGGGAATCGGTCCCCAGGGGCGCTTCGGCGCTTTGCGCATCCGCACCCCCGATTACCTGGACGATTTCTTCTTCGATCCCGGTTACGAGCGGGTGATGGGCGCCTCACGCGATGGCAAGAAGGGCATGGTGGTCGATCTCGACCTCAAGCGCAAAGTGGCCGACCTGGATCTGGGCGGCATGCCACATCTGGGCTCGGGCATCGTCTTCAAGCAGGGTGACCGGTACTTGATGGCGACGCCGCATCTGAAGGAAGCCATGGTCAGCATCATCGACATGACGACCTGGGAAACGGTCAAGCGCATCCCCACCTTGGGGCCGGGCTTCTTCATGCGTGGGCACGAGAACAGCCCCTATGCCTGGGTCGATGTCTCCATGGGCAAGGAGAAGGACGCCATGCAGATCATCGACACCCGTACCCTGGAAATCGTCAAGACCATCCGCCCGGCGCCGGGCAAGCTGACCCGCCACGTGGAGTTCAACCGCGATGGGTCGAAGCTGTTGCTGTCCTTGTCGGAAAAGGACGGCGCGGTGATGGTGCTGGATGCCAAGACCTTCGCCGAGGAAAAGCGCCTGCCCATGAGCGCACCCATCGGCAAATACAACGTCTGGAACAAGATCAACTATTCCAGCGGCACCAGTCACTGA
- the nirJ gene encoding heme d1 biosynthesis radical SAM protein NirJ — MFRLTQFLREIDTPSPVAPRRNPPGPVVIWNLIRRCNLLCKHCYSTSADKDFAGELDFAEVSAVMDDLRAFKVPALILSGGEPLLRPDIFRIAARAKELRFPSVSLSSNGTLITEELADRIAAAGFDYVGVSLDGIGGVNDAFRGRDGAYASALHGLRLCRDRGVKVGLRFTMTAENAHHFADILRLTADEGVGKFYFSHLNYAGRGNVNRADDAAFTMTRKAMESLFDFALVNPSVECVTGNNDADGPFFLAWARARWPERAEHLAAKLRQWGGNAAGVNVANIDNLGWVHPDTMWWHHRLGNVRKTPFSTLWAANDNPLLTGLRPHPRAVGGRCGRCRHLSICNGNSRVRADRAGGDVWGEDPGCYLTDEEIA; from the coding sequence ATGTTCCGTCTGACCCAGTTCCTGCGCGAGATCGACACCCCTAGTCCGGTGGCGCCCCGGCGCAACCCGCCGGGACCGGTGGTGATCTGGAACCTGATCCGCCGCTGCAATCTGTTGTGCAAGCATTGCTATTCCACCTCAGCCGACAAGGATTTCGCCGGCGAGCTGGATTTCGCCGAAGTCTCGGCGGTGATGGACGATCTGCGCGCCTTCAAGGTGCCGGCCCTGATCCTGTCGGGCGGCGAGCCGCTGCTGCGCCCCGATATCTTCCGGATCGCCGCCCGGGCCAAGGAATTGCGCTTCCCCTCGGTGTCGCTGTCCAGCAACGGCACCCTGATCACCGAAGAACTGGCCGATCGCATCGCTGCCGCCGGCTTCGATTATGTCGGTGTTTCGCTCGACGGTATCGGCGGCGTCAACGATGCCTTCCGTGGCCGCGACGGCGCCTATGCCAGCGCCCTGCATGGGTTGCGTCTGTGCCGTGACCGTGGCGTCAAGGTCGGTTTACGCTTCACCATGACCGCCGAAAATGCCCACCATTTCGCTGACATCCTCAGGTTGACGGCGGATGAGGGGGTGGGGAAATTCTACTTCTCCCACCTCAATTACGCCGGGCGCGGCAATGTCAACCGGGCGGATGACGCTGCTTTCACCATGACGCGCAAGGCGATGGAATCATTGTTTGATTTCGCCCTTGTTAATCCATCGGTTGAATGTGTCACCGGCAACAACGATGCCGACGGCCCGTTCTTCCTGGCCTGGGCGCGGGCGCGCTGGCCGGAGCGGGCGGAGCATCTGGCGGCCAAGCTCAGGCAATGGGGCGGCAATGCCGCCGGTGTCAATGTCGCCAATATCGACAATCTGGGCTGGGTCCATCCCGACACCATGTGGTGGCATCACCGCCTGGGCAATGTGCGCAAGACCCCGTTCTCGACCCTGTGGGCGGCCAATGACAACCCGTTGTTGACGGGGTTGCGTCCTCATCCCCGCGCCGTCGGCGGGCGCTGTGGCCGCTGCCGTCATCTGTCCATCTGCAATGGCAACAGCCGTGTGCGCGCCGACCGCGCCGGCGGCGACGTCTGGGGCGAAGACCCTGGCTGCTATCTCACCGATGAGGAAATCGCATGA